One segment of Gordonia terrae DNA contains the following:
- a CDS encoding crotonase/enoyl-CoA hydratase family protein translates to MVESSGSRPAAWRDDLRHGEDSLFAGRAEREPDVDYRTLTYEVTGRIARITFDRPEQGNAITVDTPVELSHAVERADLDPGVHVIVVSGRGKGFCGGYDLSIFAENGGDPSQAVDPRTGSVLDPVVQARNHDPGRTWDPMIDYAMMSRFNRGFASLLHANKPTVAKLHGFAVAGGTDIALYADQIICADDTKIGYPPTRVWGIPAAGMWAHRLGDQRAKRLLFTGDCLSGRQAHEWGLAVEAPPAEDLDARTEDLLERIARMPVNQLVMAKLALNSALLAQGVANSGMISTVFDGISRHTREGYAFQQRAATAGFREAVRERDEVNGDWKRAQFRSPSE, encoded by the coding sequence ATGGTTGAGTCGAGCGGCTCGCGCCCGGCCGCGTGGCGCGACGATCTGCGCCACGGTGAGGACTCGTTGTTCGCCGGACGCGCGGAACGCGAGCCGGACGTCGACTACCGCACGCTCACCTACGAAGTCACCGGCCGGATCGCCCGCATCACCTTCGATCGGCCCGAGCAGGGCAACGCGATCACCGTCGACACCCCGGTCGAACTGTCGCATGCGGTGGAACGCGCCGACCTCGACCCCGGTGTCCACGTGATCGTCGTATCGGGGCGGGGCAAGGGTTTCTGCGGCGGATACGACCTGTCGATCTTCGCGGAGAACGGTGGCGACCCGTCGCAGGCTGTCGATCCCCGGACCGGCTCCGTCCTCGATCCCGTTGTGCAGGCGCGCAATCACGACCCGGGCCGGACCTGGGACCCCATGATCGACTACGCGATGATGAGCAGATTCAACCGCGGTTTCGCCAGCCTGCTCCACGCGAACAAGCCGACGGTCGCGAAGTTGCACGGATTCGCGGTCGCCGGCGGCACGGACATCGCGCTCTACGCCGACCAGATCATCTGCGCCGACGACACCAAGATCGGCTATCCGCCCACCCGGGTATGGGGAATTCCCGCGGCCGGTATGTGGGCACACCGGCTCGGCGATCAGCGCGCCAAACGGCTGCTGTTCACCGGTGACTGCCTGTCGGGCCGGCAGGCGCACGAGTGGGGACTGGCCGTCGAGGCCCCGCCGGCCGAGGACCTCGACGCCCGCACCGAGGATCTCCTCGAGCGGATCGCGCGGATGCCGGTCAATCAGCTCGTGATGGCCAAGCTGGCACTCAACAGCGCGCTCCTCGCCCAAGGGGTCGCCAATTCGGGAATGATCAGCACGGTCTTCGACGGGATCTCCCGCCACACCCGCGAGGGATACGCCTTCCAGCAACGTGCCGCGACCGCGGGTTTCCGGGAGGCGGTCCGCGAGCGCGACGAGGTCAACGGGGACTGGAAGCGGGCCCAATTCCGTTCACCGTCTGAGTGA
- a CDS encoding TetR/AcrR family transcriptional regulator — protein sequence MPRASAAAAAETARAVLAAATCQFAERGFADVSLDDVAEAAGVTRGAVYHHFRNKAALFTAVAAACHDRVADAVVAAAESAGTDPARQLSAGSHAFVDAITSGPAVRILLIDGPAVVGWDEWRRLDEAGSAAHLREALEAVGVDGELVDVLTMLLSGAMNEAALWLARHPDDDTARERTHRALDRLLGAIM from the coding sequence GTGCCCAGAGCCTCCGCCGCGGCCGCCGCCGAAACGGCCCGCGCCGTACTCGCCGCCGCCACCTGCCAGTTCGCCGAGCGGGGGTTCGCCGATGTGTCCCTCGACGACGTCGCCGAGGCGGCGGGCGTCACCCGCGGCGCGGTCTACCACCACTTCCGCAACAAGGCGGCGTTGTTCACGGCCGTGGCCGCGGCGTGCCACGACCGGGTCGCCGACGCGGTGGTCGCGGCCGCCGAGTCCGCGGGCACCGACCCGGCGCGCCAATTGAGCGCCGGCTCGCACGCCTTCGTCGATGCGATCACCAGCGGGCCCGCCGTACGGATACTGCTGATCGACGGCCCGGCCGTCGTCGGCTGGGATGAGTGGCGTCGACTCGATGAGGCCGGCTCGGCCGCCCATCTGCGCGAAGCCCTCGAGGCGGTCGGGGTCGACGGCGAGTTGGTCGACGTCCTCACGATGCTCCTGTCGGGGGCGATGAACGAGGCCGCACTCTGGCTGGCCCGGCACCCCGACGACGACACCGCCCGCGAACGCACACACCGAGCACTCGACCGATTGCTCGGCGCGATCATGTGA
- a CDS encoding lipase family protein, with product MRGWKRHGSRIVVRLTVGIGLVALIAGGPLGSAAANATPASVPVAPALPFPVPPAIPEFDTDFYLPPQSVVATKKPGELIAARRVHVAALSVIPINVDAWQISYRSTNTRGEPIPAVATLLKPKGPAKPGPSKLVSWQSAEDSTAMYCAPSYALQQASIPGQLTGSADSSLEVLQITSLVGAGWSVVIPDHQGPESAFAAGPLAGRITLDGIRGARNFAPLGLRDDVRVGLMGYSGGAIATGWAAELHSQYAPELPIVGAAEGGVPANIRALVDLADKNAASGLIMAGIIGVSREYPELARFLQRHMNPLGRALLATKNPLCLTYQAALAPFVNIKGLVNLPGDPLDHPTPRKVLGKLKMGSNTPDFPMFIYQSNPDWIAPVGPVNELVRTYCADGASVRYVRDHFSEHITLAVEGFAPAIVWMRDRLNGKPAQTGCMTSDQGSMALDPTTWRAFVNLVGNNLALVINQRLGNPPRVP from the coding sequence ATGCGGGGATGGAAACGCCACGGCTCACGGATCGTCGTGCGCCTGACTGTCGGGATCGGACTGGTTGCGCTGATCGCCGGCGGACCACTGGGTTCGGCTGCTGCGAATGCAACCCCAGCGTCGGTCCCGGTGGCGCCGGCCCTCCCGTTCCCGGTGCCGCCCGCGATCCCGGAGTTCGACACGGACTTCTATCTGCCGCCGCAGTCGGTGGTCGCGACCAAGAAGCCCGGTGAGCTCATCGCCGCCCGGCGTGTCCATGTCGCCGCCCTGTCGGTGATCCCGATCAACGTCGACGCCTGGCAGATCTCCTACCGATCCACCAACACCCGGGGCGAGCCGATCCCGGCCGTGGCGACGCTGCTCAAACCCAAGGGGCCGGCGAAGCCCGGACCGTCGAAACTGGTGTCGTGGCAGTCCGCGGAGGACTCCACCGCGATGTACTGCGCACCGTCGTATGCCTTGCAGCAGGCCTCCATCCCGGGGCAGCTGACCGGCTCGGCGGACTCGAGCCTCGAGGTCCTACAGATCACCTCGTTGGTCGGCGCCGGCTGGTCGGTCGTCATCCCCGACCATCAGGGCCCCGAATCCGCCTTCGCAGCCGGGCCTCTCGCGGGACGCATCACCCTCGACGGGATCCGGGGTGCCCGTAACTTCGCGCCACTGGGGCTCAGAGACGACGTGCGGGTGGGTCTGATGGGCTACTCCGGCGGCGCGATCGCCACCGGGTGGGCAGCGGAGTTGCACTCGCAGTACGCGCCGGAACTCCCGATCGTCGGCGCTGCCGAAGGTGGGGTGCCCGCGAACATCCGAGCGCTGGTCGATCTCGCCGACAAGAACGCGGCGTCGGGTCTGATCATGGCCGGGATCATCGGCGTCAGCCGTGAATACCCGGAACTCGCCCGTTTCCTCCAGCGACACATGAACCCACTCGGCAGAGCCCTGCTGGCGACCAAGAATCCGCTGTGCCTCACCTACCAGGCCGCACTCGCCCCCTTCGTGAACATCAAGGGCCTGGTGAACCTGCCGGGCGATCCACTGGACCACCCGACACCGCGAAAGGTGCTGGGAAAGTTGAAGATGGGGAGTAACACACCCGACTTCCCGATGTTCATCTATCAGTCGAACCCCGACTGGATCGCCCCCGTGGGCCCGGTCAACGAGTTGGTCCGCACCTACTGCGCCGATGGCGCGAGTGTGCGATACGTGCGCGATCATTTCAGTGAACACATCACCCTTGCTGTAGAGGGGTTCGCGCCGGCCATCGTGTGGATGCGGGATCGCCTGAACGGCAAGCCGGCACAGACCGGTTGCATGACAAGCGATCAGGGATCGATGGCGCTCGACCCGACGACCTGGCGCGCGTTCGTCAACCTCGTGGGCAACAATCTGGCCCTGGTGATCAACCAGCGGTTGGGCAATCCGCCGCGAGTGCCGTGA
- a CDS encoding HNH endonuclease signature motif containing protein, with amino-acid sequence MTSITELRDTLTGLTPPPDDGTGRAVLDRLDELRVLRNVLDHQIAVHIALLEASGAAARAGSTTRSWLIEMGMPPAVAYRGVRIAGGLASLPKLADCAADGYLAVECVDAVVRGIASIDKRSAAGLFDDDRQVLEIELLTQAFSGATPAEIDTHARSIAMGVAEADPGTVPAADDASLNTLHTRVTDEGRVAITGDVTAVIGEKFLSMIDERSGPRPEPDGAEDRRSVGERRADGLELLLDQAAIGAAMTTAGAPRTQVLVTIPADNADPARLPWVGAISAASAQRLSCDGGVAEIVLDAEGVPLRMGTTKRLFPHHLRQAIIVRDACCVKCGAPAAHTQVHHLVHWADGGPTDLDNGCLLCQRCHTQVHRHSWQVVMGPDRHPWLIPPADIDPKRSPRPAYNRRTMRLDDALV; translated from the coding sequence ATGACCTCGATCACCGAGCTCCGCGACACCCTCACCGGTCTGACTCCACCACCCGACGACGGCACCGGTCGCGCGGTGCTCGACCGACTCGACGAACTACGGGTGCTGCGAAACGTGCTCGATCACCAGATCGCTGTCCACATAGCTCTTCTGGAGGCCTCGGGTGCAGCGGCACGCGCAGGCTCGACGACACGGTCGTGGCTGATCGAGATGGGGATGCCGCCGGCGGTCGCCTACCGTGGTGTGCGGATCGCCGGCGGCCTGGCGTCGTTGCCGAAACTCGCTGACTGCGCCGCCGACGGATACCTCGCCGTCGAGTGCGTCGACGCGGTCGTCCGCGGTATCGCCTCCATCGACAAACGGTCAGCCGCTGGGCTTTTCGACGACGACCGGCAGGTGCTCGAGATCGAGCTGCTCACCCAGGCGTTCTCCGGTGCCACACCCGCCGAGATCGACACCCACGCCCGCTCGATCGCCATGGGTGTCGCCGAGGCTGATCCCGGCACGGTTCCGGCCGCTGATGACGCATCACTGAACACCCTGCACACTCGGGTGACCGACGAGGGCAGAGTCGCCATCACCGGCGATGTGACGGCGGTGATCGGAGAGAAGTTCCTGTCGATGATCGACGAACGATCCGGTCCACGTCCCGAACCCGACGGCGCCGAGGATCGGCGCAGTGTCGGCGAACGCCGCGCCGACGGCCTGGAACTACTGCTCGATCAAGCGGCGATCGGCGCGGCGATGACCACCGCCGGAGCACCCCGCACCCAAGTACTGGTCACCATTCCCGCCGACAACGCGGACCCGGCGCGGTTGCCGTGGGTCGGGGCGATATCGGCCGCATCGGCGCAGCGACTGTCGTGTGACGGTGGGGTGGCCGAGATCGTCCTCGACGCCGAGGGTGTGCCGTTGCGGATGGGCACCACCAAACGGCTGTTTCCGCACCATCTGCGGCAGGCGATCATCGTCCGGGATGCGTGTTGTGTGAAATGTGGTGCCCCCGCTGCACATACGCAGGTCCACCATCTGGTCCATTGGGCTGACGGTGGTCCCACGGATCTGGACAACGGGTGCCTGCTCTGCCAACGCTGTCATACCCAGGTCCACCGCCACAGTTGGCAGGTGGTGATGGGACCCGACCGGCATCCGTGGTTGATCCCACCGGCCGACATCGACCCCAAACGCTCACCCCGCCCCGCCTACAACCGGCGCACCATGCGACTCGACGACGCACTCGTTTAG
- a CDS encoding lipase family protein: MRLLSRSLGTLTAILGLTTSLSVLAPTVSAAPVPVPAAAPAQLPSQDPFYDPPSGYESRSPGAALRTRQVELGWRGTSIPISATQILYRTTNQFGGPTATVTTVISPPGAPAGAPRRVVSYHSFYDALGSQCDPSYTLRGGNAAEAPIDITLISGLLAAGNTVAAPDYEGRGLRWTMARESGYAALDGVRTALTHLRAPARTPVGLFGYSGGSIPTGFGAELAPRYAPELNIVGAAAGGVLVNPANNLGYVNGSENWAGVIPALMAVYGETYDIDLQPYLSPKGKRVLGQVAGECIEAFADKYPGLTDHQLLVPTVGGLLDVPGVRQAISQNVMGTLGTPRSPMMLGVGNVDGTGDGVMITADVARLAGSFCNRGVPTTFTEYRGSNHTRAFIPWSADALGFLDRRFAGQPAGGCGR; encoded by the coding sequence ATGCGGCTTCTCTCCCGCAGCCTCGGAACGCTGACCGCGATCCTCGGGCTGACGACGTCCCTGTCCGTGCTCGCGCCCACGGTGTCGGCGGCTCCGGTTCCCGTACCCGCGGCGGCGCCGGCGCAGTTGCCGTCCCAGGATCCGTTCTATGACCCGCCGTCGGGGTACGAGTCGCGTTCGCCGGGTGCGGCGCTGAGGACGCGACAGGTCGAGTTGGGTTGGCGCGGAACCAGTATCCCGATCTCGGCCACCCAGATCCTCTACCGGACGACGAACCAGTTCGGTGGGCCGACGGCGACGGTCACCACGGTCATCTCACCGCCGGGTGCGCCCGCCGGGGCCCCGCGGCGCGTCGTCTCCTACCACTCGTTCTACGACGCGCTGGGCTCGCAGTGCGACCCGTCGTACACGCTGCGCGGTGGCAATGCGGCCGAGGCGCCGATCGACATCACGCTCATCTCCGGTCTCCTCGCCGCCGGTAACACCGTCGCCGCCCCCGACTACGAAGGTCGCGGACTGCGCTGGACGATGGCACGCGAGTCGGGGTACGCCGCACTGGACGGCGTCCGCACCGCGCTGACCCACCTGCGCGCGCCGGCCCGGACCCCGGTCGGTCTCTTCGGCTACTCCGGGGGTTCGATCCCCACCGGTTTCGGCGCGGAACTGGCCCCGCGCTACGCACCGGAGCTGAACATCGTCGGTGCGGCCGCGGGCGGCGTGCTGGTGAATCCGGCCAACAATCTCGGGTACGTCAATGGCAGTGAGAACTGGGCCGGCGTCATCCCGGCGTTGATGGCGGTGTACGGCGAGACCTACGACATCGACCTGCAGCCGTACCTCTCGCCGAAGGGCAAGCGGGTCCTCGGGCAGGTGGCGGGGGAGTGCATCGAGGCGTTCGCCGACAAGTACCCGGGTCTGACCGATCACCAGCTCCTCGTGCCGACGGTCGGCGGCCTGCTGGACGTCCCCGGCGTGCGCCAGGCGATCTCGCAGAACGTGATGGGCACGCTCGGCACCCCGCGGAGTCCGATGATGCTGGGGGTCGGCAACGTCGACGGCACCGGCGACGGTGTGATGATCACCGCCGACGTCGCACGCCTGGCCGGGTCGTTCTGCAATCGAGGGGTACCGACAACGTTCACCGAGTACCGCGGCTCGAATCACACCCGGGCGTTCATCCCGTGGAGCGCCGACGCGCTCGGATTCCTCGACCGTCGGTTCGCCGGGCAACCCGCCGGCGGGTGCGGCCGATGA
- a CDS encoding TetR/AcrR family transcriptional regulator, protein MTSERTYGGRSVSDRAAERRQRFLDAALVEFTGTGYAKSSVTSICRVAGLSRRQFYAEFTDREELLVALYDTVQGAARVAVAEALAASPSRDLRDLSTAAMRAYMESVGTDPRRAAVSFVQIVGVSPRVEQHRLDGREEWVEFFVDAMSEFADRPATPRQRHLAIAFVGALTGLVHRWSESPEPGTLDDVVAVLADILLAFTTL, encoded by the coding sequence ATGACCTCCGAACGCACGTACGGTGGCCGTTCGGTGAGCGACCGCGCCGCCGAACGGCGGCAGCGTTTCCTCGACGCCGCGCTGGTCGAGTTCACCGGCACCGGCTACGCGAAGTCGTCGGTGACGTCGATCTGCCGGGTGGCCGGACTGTCTCGCCGGCAGTTCTACGCGGAGTTCACCGACCGCGAGGAACTGCTGGTCGCGCTGTACGACACCGTGCAGGGCGCCGCTCGCGTCGCCGTGGCAGAAGCATTGGCCGCCAGCCCTTCTCGGGATCTCCGCGACCTGAGCACGGCGGCGATGCGCGCCTACATGGAATCGGTGGGCACCGATCCCCGGCGCGCGGCGGTGTCGTTCGTCCAGATCGTCGGGGTGAGCCCCCGCGTCGAGCAGCACCGCCTCGACGGCCGTGAGGAATGGGTCGAGTTCTTCGTCGACGCCATGTCGGAGTTCGCCGATCGCCCCGCGACGCCGCGGCAGCGCCACCTCGCGATCGCATTCGTCGGGGCACTCACCGGCCTGGTCCATCGCTGGAGCGAATCGCCTGAACCCGGCACACTCGACGACGTCGTCGCGGTTCTCGCCGACATCCTGCTCGCCTTCACCACGCTCTGA
- a CDS encoding VOC family protein has product MAITSVYPVLMSNDVTSASAFYQQILGFEVTFSADWYVSMRTGVFELALVDASHPTIPEGHRRAAAGLLVNIEVDDVDDLYRRLMGEHGLRPVLELRDEEFGQRHFIVEGPDGVLLDCIQPIAPVGEFVDAYVTGADVTGAQAN; this is encoded by the coding sequence ATGGCCATCACCAGCGTGTATCCGGTCCTGATGTCGAACGACGTCACGTCTGCGTCGGCGTTTTACCAGCAGATTCTGGGTTTCGAGGTCACCTTCTCGGCCGACTGGTACGTCAGCATGCGCACCGGAGTGTTCGAGTTGGCACTCGTCGACGCGAGCCATCCGACGATCCCGGAGGGCCATCGCCGAGCGGCCGCCGGTCTGCTCGTCAACATCGAGGTCGACGACGTCGACGATCTGTACCGACGCCTGATGGGCGAGCACGGGTTGCGTCCCGTCCTCGAGTTGCGTGACGAGGAGTTCGGTCAGCGGCATTTCATCGTCGAAGGCCCCGACGGGGTTCTCCTCGACTGCATCCAGCCGATCGCACCGGTCGGCGAGTTCGTCGACGCGTACGTCACAGGCGCCGACGTCACCGGAGCGCAGGCGAACTGA
- a CDS encoding GNAT family N-acetyltransferase, with product MSRWTTRVERAGDADAIREVVTAAFPTPDEARIVDELRADRDAWIDGLSIVATDTDGRIVGYALYSRCRVDVEPALTLGPCAVLPSHQRTGAGSAAIVAGLTAAREHGENLVLVLGHAEYYPRFGFVPASRFGIRAPFDVPDEAMMALPLDDARPVPSGTIAYPAAFGV from the coding sequence GTGAGCAGGTGGACGACGCGCGTCGAGCGCGCCGGAGATGCCGATGCCATCCGCGAGGTGGTGACGGCGGCCTTCCCGACCCCCGACGAGGCGCGGATCGTCGACGAGCTGCGCGCCGATCGCGACGCCTGGATCGACGGGTTGTCGATCGTCGCCACCGACACCGACGGCAGGATCGTCGGGTACGCGCTGTACTCCAGGTGCCGCGTCGACGTCGAGCCCGCGCTCACTCTCGGCCCGTGCGCGGTGCTGCCGTCGCATCAACGGACCGGGGCCGGCTCGGCGGCCATCGTCGCCGGTCTCACCGCGGCGCGAGAACACGGCGAGAACCTGGTGCTGGTTCTCGGTCACGCCGAGTACTACCCGAGGTTCGGCTTCGTCCCCGCGTCCCGCTTCGGCATTCGTGCTCCGTTCGACGTCCCGGACGAGGCGATGATGGCGCTACCCCTCGACGACGCCCGTCCGGTGCCGAGCGGGACCATCGCCTACCCGGCCGCGTTCGGGGTGTAG
- a CDS encoding ankyrin repeat domain-containing protein, translated as MPGGTPTLAGVAAHPDDRPASGAPSPDVVELATRLFDMARSGDAETLSSYLDAGVPADLRNQSGDSLLMLAAYHGHASTVSALLARGADADLANDKGQTPLAGAVFKGFDDVVRVLVDAGADPYGGTPDADAAASMFGRDDLRRLWT; from the coding sequence ATGCCGGGCGGCACGCCTACACTCGCGGGAGTGGCAGCCCACCCCGATGATCGACCGGCTTCCGGTGCCCCCAGTCCCGACGTCGTCGAACTGGCCACCCGGCTGTTCGACATGGCACGGTCCGGCGACGCCGAGACACTGAGCAGTTACCTCGATGCAGGCGTGCCGGCAGATCTGCGCAACCAGTCGGGTGACTCGCTGCTCATGCTCGCGGCCTATCACGGGCACGCATCGACGGTGTCTGCACTCCTCGCCCGTGGCGCCGACGCCGACCTCGCGAACGACAAGGGACAGACGCCGTTGGCGGGCGCGGTCTTCAAGGGTTTCGACGACGTCGTGCGCGTGCTGGTCGACGCCGGGGCCGATCCCTACGGCGGAACCCCGGACGCCGACGCCGCCGCGTCCATGTTCGGTCGTGACGACCTGCGTCGACTGTGGACCTGA
- a CDS encoding cation diffusion facilitator family transporter: MSPPPEAQHESGGPSESFLTVVIAFVSNLLIAVAKTGAAMITGSASLVAEAAHSWADTGNEILLLVAERRAHRPRDSTHPQGYGREAYIWSMFAAFGLFAVGAAVSVQHGISELLSPEPATDYGIAYAVLAVAAVLEGISFVRSYQQAKRGAVKRRIGLLRQVFRTSDPTLRAVFAEDAAALIGLAIAFVGVLLHQVTGSATYDAIGSILVGVLLGIVAIVLINQNRRFLLGQAVDDVVQRRVLRDLLAHSNIDRVTYLHVEYTGPVQLFLVAAVDFAGDDAESSVAVALRELENELERDPRITEAVLTLSAPGDVDLVPDAP, encoded by the coding sequence GTGTCTCCTCCTCCCGAAGCGCAGCACGAATCCGGCGGCCCCAGCGAGAGTTTCCTGACGGTCGTCATCGCCTTCGTGTCGAATCTGCTGATCGCCGTCGCCAAGACGGGTGCGGCGATGATCACCGGGTCCGCATCGCTCGTCGCCGAAGCCGCGCACTCGTGGGCCGACACCGGGAACGAGATCCTGTTGCTGGTCGCGGAACGTCGTGCGCATCGCCCGCGGGACTCCACCCATCCGCAGGGTTATGGGCGCGAAGCGTACATCTGGTCGATGTTCGCCGCGTTCGGACTGTTCGCGGTCGGCGCGGCGGTGTCGGTGCAGCACGGGATCTCCGAACTCCTGTCGCCCGAACCGGCCACGGATTACGGCATCGCCTACGCGGTCCTGGCGGTCGCCGCGGTGCTCGAGGGAATCTCGTTCGTGCGGTCGTACCAGCAGGCCAAGCGCGGCGCCGTCAAGCGCCGGATCGGCCTGCTCCGGCAGGTGTTCCGCACCTCGGACCCGACGCTGCGTGCGGTCTTCGCCGAGGACGCGGCAGCACTCATCGGTCTGGCGATCGCCTTCGTCGGCGTACTCCTACACCAGGTCACCGGGTCGGCCACCTACGACGCGATCGGTTCCATCCTGGTCGGTGTGCTGCTCGGGATCGTCGCGATCGTCCTGATCAACCAGAACCGCCGGTTCTTGCTCGGACAGGCAGTGGACGACGTCGTTCAGCGCCGAGTCCTCCGAGATTTACTGGCGCACAGCAACATCGATCGGGTGACCTACCTACACGTCGAGTACACCGGGCCCGTTCAGCTGTTCCTGGTCGCCGCAGTCGATTTCGCGGGCGACGACGCAGAATCCTCGGTGGCGGTCGCCCTGCGCGAACTGGAGAACGAGCTGGAGCGCGACCCGCGGATCACCGAAGCGGTGCTGACCCTGTCCGCGCCCGGGGATGTCGACCTCGTGCCCGACGCTCCCTGA
- the serS gene encoding serine--tRNA ligase: protein MIDLKTVRDNPDLVRTSQRTRGEDPGLVDALLAADAERRAAIVEADALRSEQKTLGKQVGKAQGEEKQALLAKGKELAEQVKAAVARQSEADAAAAKAHRAISNIVADGAPAGGEDDYVVLEHVGEPRDIENPKDHLELGESLGLLDMERGAKVSGSRFYFLTGQGAQLQLALLNMAAQKATANGFTLMIPPVLVRPEVMEGTGFLGAHADEVYHLDKDDDLYLVGTSEVPLAGYHMDEILDLSDGPKRYAGWSTCFRREAGSYGKDTRGIIRVHQFDKVEGFVYCRPEDAEAEHQRLLGWEKDMLAAIDVPYRVIDVAGGDLGSSASRKYDCEAWVPTQGTYRELTSTSNCTTFQARRLSIRYRDENGRPQTAATLNGTLATTRWLVAILENHQQPDGSVRLPAELAKFVGTDVLTPR from the coding sequence GTGATCGACCTGAAGACTGTTCGCGACAACCCCGACCTCGTCCGCACCTCACAGCGCACCCGCGGTGAGGACCCGGGCCTGGTGGACGCACTGCTCGCTGCCGACGCTGAGCGTCGCGCCGCGATCGTCGAAGCGGACGCGTTGCGGTCCGAGCAGAAGACGCTCGGCAAGCAGGTCGGCAAGGCTCAGGGCGAGGAGAAGCAGGCGCTCCTGGCGAAGGGCAAGGAACTCGCCGAGCAGGTGAAGGCGGCGGTGGCGCGTCAGTCCGAGGCCGATGCGGCAGCCGCGAAGGCTCACCGGGCGATCTCCAACATCGTGGCCGACGGAGCACCGGCCGGTGGTGAGGACGACTACGTGGTCCTCGAGCACGTCGGCGAGCCACGCGACATCGAGAATCCGAAGGATCACCTCGAACTCGGTGAGTCACTCGGACTGCTCGACATGGAGCGCGGCGCCAAGGTGTCGGGGTCGAGGTTCTACTTCCTCACCGGTCAGGGTGCTCAGTTGCAGCTCGCATTGCTGAACATGGCCGCGCAGAAGGCGACGGCGAATGGGTTCACCCTGATGATCCCGCCGGTGCTCGTGCGTCCGGAGGTCATGGAGGGCACCGGGTTTCTCGGTGCCCACGCCGACGAGGTCTACCACCTGGACAAGGACGACGACCTGTACCTGGTCGGCACTTCGGAGGTGCCGCTCGCGGGGTACCACATGGACGAGATCCTCGACCTGTCCGACGGCCCCAAGCGGTACGCCGGGTGGTCGACCTGTTTCCGTCGCGAGGCCGGCAGCTACGGCAAGGACACCCGCGGCATCATCCGCGTCCACCAGTTCGACAAGGTCGAGGGCTTCGTCTATTGCCGTCCCGAGGACGCGGAAGCCGAGCACCAGCGTCTGCTGGGCTGGGAGAAGGACATGCTCGCCGCCATCGACGTGCCTTACCGCGTGATCGACGTCGCCGGGGGCGACCTCGGCTCGTCGGCCTCGCGCAAGTACGACTGCGAGGCCTGGGTTCCGACGCAGGGCACCTACCGCGAGCTGACCTCGACGTCGAACTGCACGACGTTCCAGGCGCGTCGCCTCTCGATCCGGTACCGCGACGAGAACGGCAGACCGCAGACCGCCGCGACCCTCAACGGCACCCTGGCGACGACGCGCTGGCTGGTCGCGATCCTGGAGAACCATCAGCAGCCCGACGGTTCGGTCCGGCTGCCCGCCGAGCTCGCGAAGTTCGTCGGCACCGACGTGCTCACCCCGCGCTGA